Below is a window of Bordetella genomosp. 9 DNA.
CCGTCCGAACCGCGCAGCCGCAGGCGCAGGCGCCGCAAGGCGTACGATTCGGTGCCGGTGTTTAACCAGGCGCGCACCTGGTCGCGGTCGTCCTCGTGCACGTGGCGCAGCCAATCCCCCAGCGGCATGGGTTCGTTCGCCACGTCGATGCCGTAGGGCAGGCGGCCCAGCCAGTACAGGCGTTCTTCCGTGCGGCGGTATTCCCAGGCAACCTGGCCGCTCACGCGCAGGGCGGCCTCCAGTTGGCGGGTCAGCGCGGCGGTGCGTTTCAGGGCCTGTTCGCGGTCGGCCGAAAGCGCGGTGGTGACCAGGCTCAACAGCGACGCGCAGCCCAGGAAGCCTTGCACCGCCAGCAGCGGTTCGCCGGTGAAATGGTCGATATTGGCGTAGGGACCCATGCCGCTCAGGGTGTAGGAGCCGGCGACCAGCGCGAGTCCCGCGACGGTCAGGGTGCTGCCGGCCGCGCCCCACGCCAGCGCCACGATGGCCACGAACAGCAAAGGGCCGTAGCTCACGCCGAAGCCGTCATGCCAGATGAAGTGCGCGCCGCTGGGCGGATTGTTGAAAACCAGCGTCGTCCCGGCCAGCAGGGCGAAGGCGGCGATCAGGCCTATCCAGAGATGCAGCACATTCTGCTCGGCCAGCGCGCGGGGGCGGAAGCGCGACCAGGCCAGTATGGCCGGTGTCGTGATGATGCAGCCGACGAAGCCGGCCAGGCTCCAGACATACCAGTGCGCGGCGGATGCCGACGCGTCCACGGCGCGCAGGCCCAGCGCGGCCAGGACTCCGCCGCCGATGCTGCCCACGGCCAGCACCACGATGAACCACAGGGTGGCGCGCAGGGTCGTCAGCATGGCGGGCGCGTAGGTGCGCCAGCGCCACAGCGCCGCGACGGCGCCGCAGAACGCCAGGTCGGTCAAGGCGAAGACCAGCGCGACCGGCACCGATCGGTCTCCCACCTCGACGCCGATCGCGACGTGCAGCGCGGCGGCCAGGGCCATCCAGCCGATCCAGCGGCGCGGCGGACTGAGCATGAGCGCCGCCATCAACAGGCCCGCGGGCGGCCAGAACAGCGTGGACAGCGTGACCGAGTCGCGCTCGCGCATGCTGACGGCGGCCAGGCAGGCATAGCCCAAGGTGTATCCCAGCAGGCACAGTACGCGGTGTCGCGTCATGGCGTCAGGAGAGGAATGGGGATCGGACATCGGACGCATCTTACAATGCTGATCCGGGGGACAACACACCGTTCGCAAGGGAAGAAATGATGGACATTCAGCGCTTTCGCCGTTTGGCGGCATCGCTTGCCGCGACCGTGCTCTGGGCCTCATGCATCGCGCACGCACAGGCGGCATCGCGTCCCGCCGTCGAAGCCAGGAATGGCATGGTGGTGACCTCGCAATACCTGGCCTCGCAAGTCGGCGTCGATATCCTCAAGATGGGCGGCAACGCCGTCGACGCGGCGGTCGCGGTGGGCTATGCCCAGGCCGTCGTCAATCCCTGCTGCGGCAACATCGGCGGCGGCGGCTTCATGACCATCCATCTGGCCGACGGCCGGGATACCTTCATCAATTTCCGCGAAACCGCGCCGGCGGGCGCGTCGCGCGATATGTACCTGGACGGCAAGGGCCAGTTGATCAAGGGCGCCAGCCTGTACGGCTATCGCGCGGTAGGCACGCCGGGCACCGTGCTGGGCATGGATACGGCGCTGCGCAAGTACGGCAAGCTGTCGCGCCAGGCCGTCATGGCGCCGGCCATCAAGCTCGCGCGCGAAGGCTTCGTCCTGACACGCGCCGACACGGACATCCTGGATACCAGTACGGATATGTTCCGCCGCGATCCGGACGCGGCCAGGATATTCCTGCGTGCCGACGGCACGCCGCTGCAGCCGGGCGACCGGCTGGTGCAGGCCGACCTGGCGCGCACGCTGCAGGCCATCGCCGACCATGGCCCCGATGCGTTCTACAAGGGCCGCATACCGGCCGCCGTCGAGCAGGCCTCGATGCAGGGCGGCGGCGTGATCCGCGCCGCCGACTTCGCCGCCTACACCATCACGGAGAACGCGCCTATCACCTGCAATTACCGAGGCTATGTGTTCGTGTCGGCGCCGCCGCCCAGCTCGGGCGGCGCCACCCTGTGCCAGATCCTGAACATCCTGTCGGGCTACGACCTGCGCGCCATGGGATACGGATCGGCGCAATCCGTGCACGTCATGACCGAAGCCATGCGGCATGCCTACATGGATCGCAACACCTACCTGGGCGATCCCGCCTTCGTCGACAACCCGCTGGGCCGCCTGCTGAGCAAGTCGTACGCGGCGTCGATACGCGAAAAGATCGCCGGCGACCGCGCCACGCCTTCGAAAGAGGTGCAGCCCGGCATGGCGCCGCATGAGAAGACCGAGACCACGCATTACTCCATCGTCGACAAGGACGGCAACGCGGTGTCCACCACGTACACGGTGAACGGCCGCTTCGGCGCCGGCGTCATCGCGCCCGGCACCGGCTTCTTCCTGAACGACGAAATGGACGACTTCACCACGAAGATAGGGGCGCAGAACCTGTTCGGCCTGGTGCAGGGCGCCACCAACGCGATCGCCCCGGGCAAGCGGCCGCTGTCGTCCATGGCGCCGACGCTGGTGACGCGCGGCGGCAAGACCTTCATGGTGCTGGGTTCGCCGGGGGGCTCGCGCATCATCACCATTACGCTGGAAACCGCCATCAACGTCATCGACCACGGCATGGCGCCGCAGGAGGCGGTGGATGCGCCGCGCGTCCATCACCAATGGCTGCCGGACGAGGTCTATTACGAGAAATATGGCCTGTCGCCCGACACGCTGAACATCCTGCGCGGCATGGGCTACAAGATGGTCGAACAGACGCCTTGGGGCGCCGCCGAGCTGGTGCTGGTCGGGCTGCCCGACGAAGCCGCAGGCCCGGGCGCGGCCAGCTCGGGCAATGACGCGTCGGTATCGGGCGCGGTGCGGCCGGGCTATCTCTATGGCGCGAACGACGAACGCCGGCCCGCCGGGGCGGCTCTGGGGTATTGATGACGACCGAAGAAGACCTGGCGCGGAGCGTCAAGGAGCTGGAAATCAAATCCGGCTTCGCCGAGGATCTGCTGGAGCAACTGAATCAGGTGGTGCACCGGCAGCAGTCCCAGATAGAACGGCTGGCGCAGACCATCGGCCAGTTGCGCCGGCAGATCGACGACGCGGGCGACGCCAAGGGGGGCGCCGGCGGCCCGCGGGACGAGCTGCCGCCGCATTACTGACTGACCGCGGGCGGCAGGCACGGTCAGCGCCGTGTCGACAGGCGCGCCTGCAGCGCGTGAAAGCCCGCCAGGAAGACTTCCTGGCCGACGAAGCGCTTCAGCTCGGCTTCGCGCTCGGGCGGCGCGGTGAATTCGGCGCTCCACTCGCCGAAGCAGCGATCGCCGTCGGTGACGGGCGTCAGCTTCAGCGTCGCAACGTAGTCGGAAACGCCCATGGGGCTTTCCAGGATGGCGTAGGTGAAGGTGTAGTCGTAGTCGGACAGGGCCAGCAACTGTTCGCGGATCAGCCCGCCGTCGCGTGTGTGGAAGCGGCGCACGCAGCCCACGCGATCGGCGGTCAGTCCGTTCTCTATCATGGAATCGGCGATCACCGGATGCCACTGCGGCATGGCGTCGAAGTCCCGCACGGCGGCCCAGACGTCGCCGGCCGGGGCGTCGATGACGCTGGAGACGAAGACCGTGGTCATGCTTTCTTCTCCCCGGCGGGCCCGGCCAGCGTGGTCGCGCCCGCCATCCGGTTGATGTCGGCGCTGTCCAGGCCGATTTCCTTCAGCAATTGGTCGACGATGGGCGCCTGGGCGCGGAAGCGCAGGGCGGAGTTGACGACGCCGTCGGAAAACGTGCCGCCGTGGTCGTGGCCGCCCGCGCCGCCGCCGCCCATGCCGTCGACGTGCATGATGCGTATGCTGTCTATCTTCTCCATCGGCTTGACCGATTCGCGGATGATGCCTTCCACTTTTTCGAGCAGGCGCATGCGCAGGGCGGACGCGCGCGCTTCGGGCGTCAGGATGTTGGAGGACTCGTTCATCATGCGCAGCCCTTCGGCTTCGACCTCGTGGCGGATGCGGGCGGCGGCCAGGCGGATGCGATCGGCGTCGGCTTCCGCTTCGGCCTGGGCGCGCATCGCGTAACCGCGGTCTTCGCTGGCGGCGCGCTCGGCCTCCGCGGCGACGCGCACGCCCAGGGCTTCACGTTCGGCCGCCTGCGCGGCGGCGACGAGTTCGATGCGCTTGCGCCGCTCGGCCATCTCCAGTTCGCGCGCGGTGAAGATTTTTTCCTCGGCGGCGACGGCCAGCGCCCGCGCCGTGTCGGCCGCGGCCTGGGCTTCGGACTGGGATTTCGATTGCATGGCCACGGCGATGGAACGCTGCTGTTCGGCCAGTTCGACGGCCTTGCGGCGTTCGATTTCCGCCGCCTGCAGTTCGCGGTCCTTGTTGATGCGGTTGGATTCGACGATCTGTTCCGCGCGCAGGCGGGCTTCTTCCACCGCCTGCTGCGCGGCGATCTGCGCGCGCTGGCCTTCCTTGTCGCGCTCGGCCCGTTCGCGCGCCAGCGTCGCGCGCTGTTCGGCGCGGGCGATCTCCAGGTCGCGTTCCTGCGCCAGGCGCGCGCCTTCCGATTCGCGATCGATGTCCAGGGACAGCTTTTCCGCCTCCAGGTTCTTGTTGCGGATCGCGATCAGCGTGTCCTGCTCGATGTCGTTGCGCTGCTTTTTACGCCGCTCGATCTGTTCGGTCAGGCGGGTCAGGCCTTCGGCATCGAAGGCGTTGCTGGGGTTGAAGAACTCCATCGACGTCTGGTCCAGCTGGGTCAGCGAAGCGGCTTCCAGCTCAAGGCCGTTCTTGATCAGGTTCTCGGCGACGGCCTCGCGCACGCGCCGCACGTAGTCGCCGCGCCGCTCGTGCAGCTCTTCCATGGTCAGTTCGGCCGCCACCGTGCGCAGTGCGTCGACGAACTTGCCTTCCAGCAATTCCTTCAACTGCTCCGGCGCCATGGTGCGTTGTCCCAGCGTCTGCGCGGCGTCGGCCACCGCCTGCGCGCTCGCCTGCACGCGCACGTAGAACTCGGCGATGACGTCCACGCGCATGCGGTCCTTGGTGATCAGGGCCTTGTCGCGGCCGCGCGAGACCTCGAGGCGCAGCGTGCTCATGTTGACCGGGATGACATCATGGACGATGGGCAGCACCAGGGCGCCGCCGTCCAGCACCACGCGCTGCCCCCCCAGTCCGGTGCGGACGAAGGCGCGTTCCTTGGATGCCCGCAGGTACAGCCAGTGCAGCAGTCCGACGACGATGGCGGCCACGATCGCGATCGCGAGCACGATCAGCAGGAAAGTGCCGAATTGTGAGCCTGACATGATGAGCCTCTTTTATCGGGTGATTTGCTTGAACTGGCGCGCGGTTTCCGTCAGCGCGGTTTCGGCCGGCAGGCGCTCCATGCTGGAGGCGCCGAAGAAGCCGTGGCATTGCGGGCAGGCGGACAGGATGTAGGCGGCATCCTCCGGCGCGGAGATCGGGCCGCCGTGGCACAGCACGATCACGTCGTCGCGGGCGGCCCGGGCCGCCTCCGCCCAGGCCTGGATGCGTGGCACGCAGTCGTCTAGCGTCAGCGCGGTGCGCGCGCCGATGTCGCCGCCGGTGGTCAGGCCCAGATGGCACACGACGACGTCGGCGCCGGCCCGCGCCATATCGGCGGCGTTCGCTTCGCTGAATACGTATGGGGTGGTCAGCATGTCCAGCGCATGGGCGCGCGCGATCATGTCGATTTCCATGGCGTAGCTCATGCCTGTTTCTTCCAGGTTGGCGCGGAACACGCCGTCGATCAGGCCGACGGTGGGGAAGTTCTGCACGCCGGAGAAGCCCAGTGCCTGCAACTGGCGCAGGAAGGGTTCGGCCAGCATGAAGGGATCCGTGCCGTTGACGCCGGCCAGAACTGGGGTACGGTCGACCACGGGCAGCACTTCGCGCGCCATCTCCAGGACGACCTCGTTGGCGTTGCCGTAGGCCATCAGGCCGGCCAGCGAGCCGCGGCCCGCCATGCGGTAGCGGCCCGAGTTGTAGATCACGATCAGGTCCACGCCGCCGGCTTCCTCGCAACGCGCGGAAAGTCCCGTGCCGGCGCCCGCGCCGATGATGGGCTCGCCGCGGGCGATCATGCCGCGCAGGCGTTCGAGTATGGTTTCACGCGCGATGCGTGGCATGATCGTTCTCCTGGCCTGTGGATGAAAAAGCGGCGGACGGGAAAGCGCGGGGCGGCGCATGGATCTCATGGAAGGCACGCACCAGCGCATCGGCGAAGCGCGGATCGTTGATGTGATAGGGCAGCCGCTGCAATCGGCGCGTGGCCGTGGGGCGGAAGGCTTCCTCGATGGCGGAAAACAGGGCGCGGTCCGCGTCGGGATCCCAGAATGGCTGGCCGGGAATATCGATGGCGGACACGCCGCCTTCGGGCAGCAGGAAGCGCACGGGACCCGGCATGCGATTCAACTTGTCGGCCAGGAAGGCGCCGATGCGGCGGTTTTCTTCCGCGGTGGTGCGCATCAGCGTGACGTTGTCGTTGTGGCGGTACAGCTTGCGCGAGCGGAAGCGTTCCGGCACGGTCGCCATGGCCATGAAGTTCACCATGTCCAGCGCGCCGCATGAGCCGACATAGGGGATGCCGGTTTCGATGATGGCATCCAGGCGGCCGGGTCCGGCGGAAAACACGCCGCCCACGATTTCGTCGGCGATTTCGGTGGTGGAGACGTCGATCACGCCTTGCAGCAGATGCGATTCCACCAGCTTTTCCATGGAGTTGCCGCCGATGCCGGTGGCGTGGAACACCATGCAGTCATAATCGGTGCCCAATGCCGCCGTCACCGCCTGTACGCAGGGCGTCGTGACGCCGAACATGGTCAGGCCGACGGCAGGCCTTTGGGCGGGTGGCGGCGGCCGGCGATGCAGCACCATGCCGGCCAGCGCGTGCGCGGCGTTGCCGAGAACCTGGCTGCTGATGGGATGGATGCCGGCGACGTCCGTCACGGAATACATCATGCAGATATCGCTGGGGCCGACGTAGGGGCGGACGTCGCCGGACGCGACGGTCGACACCAGCACCTTCGGGACGCCGACCGCCAGGGCGCGCATGCCCGCGCTGATGAGCGCCGTGCCGCCGGAGCCGCCGGCGCCGATGACGCCGCCCAGGTCGCGGCGGCCCGGCAGGAAACGCGCCAGCGCCTGCGCCATGGACGAGACGGCGCTGCCGCGATCGCCGGTGAAGACCGCCTGCTCGCCGCCCGGATGGTGCCGCGCGACGTCGCGGGGATGGATCGACGCGGGTGAAGCCTGTCCGGACGTCGACACGTCGACGGTGACGGTGCGCAGGCCCAGGCGTTGCAGGCAGTCGCGCAGCAGCATCAGTTCACGTGCCTTGGTGTCGAAGGTGCCGACGATGTAGGCCGCGCGGTCGGCCAACGCGCCGGCGGGGGGCAGGATGGGGGAGTGGTTGTAGGGGGCGGGGTGGTCGCCGGGCCCGGTGGTTGCGCCGGATATCCCCGGCGTTCCCGGCGTTCCCGGTGTTCCCGATGTCCCAGATGTCCCGGATGTCCCGGATGTCCCGGATGTCCCGGATGTCCCGGATGTCCCGGATGTCCCGGGGGGCCCGGGGGTCCCGGGTGTCCCGGGTGTCCCGAATGTCCCGTATGTCCCGGATGTCCCGGATGTCCCGGATGGCGAGGCAGTTCCGGCGGCCTGCCAGCGGTTATAGCCATCTGGCGCCCGCGGCAGGGCCGGCGCCGTGCCGCCGTGCTCGCGGCGTATCGTCAGGACTTCCACCACGCCCGCATGCGGCGCCTCGCCGCGCGGCAATGGACCGGCGCCATCAACGGCGCCATCAGCGCCTCCTTCAGCGCCTCCTTCAGCGCCTCCATCAACGCGTCCCTCCACGCCGCCGCCCGTCCCCGACGCCACGCCCAGCAGCCGTTGCTGCAAGGCCCGATCCGCCGCCAATTGCGCGGCCGGCATGACGCGCGCCACCTGGCCATTGACCAATACCGCCACCGTATCGGCGACGTCGATCGCCACGCCCAGGTTCTGTTCGATCAGCAGTACCGCGATCCTGCCTTCGCCCGCCAGGGTCTTGAGCATCGCGGCGACCTGGTCCACGATGACCGGGGCCAGGCCTTCCGTCGGTTCGTCCATCACCAGCAGGCTGGGGTTGAACAGCAGCGCGCGACCGATCGCCAGCATCTGCTGCTCGCCGCCGGACAGCTGCGCGCCGCCGTTGTGGCGCCGTTCCGCCAGCCGCGGGAAGGTCGCATATACGCGATCCACTGTCCAGTCGCCACGCCGCGCGCTGCGCGACGCCAGCCGGAAATGCTCGTCCACCGTCAACGACGGCCAGACGTGGCGGCCTTGCGGCACATAGCCGATGCCCATTTCGGCGATGACGTGCGGCGGCTTGCTCAGGATGTCGCGGCCGTGCAGCCGGATCGCGCCGCGCGCCGGCACCAGGCCGGTGACGGCGTTGCACAGCGTCGTCTTGCCCATGCCGTTGCGGCCCACCACCGCCAGCACGCCGTGCGGCAGCGTCAACGACACGTCGTGCAGCGCGTGCGCGCTGCCGTAGAACACGTTCAGGTTGACGATGTCCAGCACCGGCGCATCCTTTCCGGCCGCTGCGCTGGCCGCTGCCCCCGCCGCCGCGCCGGGCGCGTGCCGGCCCGGCGCGGCTCCGCCGGCGTTCGCTCCGTGCGCGTCAATGGCCATGCTGGCGCTCCCCCATGTAGATCGCCTGCACGTCGGGATCGCTTTCGATCTCGGCGGGCGTGCCATGCCGCAGCACGCGGCCGTTGTGCATGACGGTGACCCGGGTCGCCACCGACAGCGCGATTTCCAGGTCGTGTTCGATGATCACGTAGCCGATGTGGCGCGGCAGCGCCTGCAGCAGCGCCACCAGTTCGCGGCGCTCGGCGGGCGACAGGCCCGCCGCCGGCTCGTCGAACAGGATCAGGCGCGGCGCGCCGGCCAACGCCATGCCGATCTCCAGCTGGCGCTGCTGGCCATGCGACAGCAGCGCGACCGGCGTATCCGCCAGCCGCGACAGGCGGGCGTGCTCCAGCAGCTCGTCCGCCGCCGCGTCGGACGCCGACGCGCGCCCCGTGCGCCGCAGGCTGAAGCGTCCGCGCGCCACGCCGCGCACCGCCAGGTACAGGTTGTCGCGCACGCTCAGGTCGCGGAACAGCAGCGACGATTGATAGGTGCGGCGCAGGCCGCGCCGGATGCGTTCCCAGGGCGGCAGGGCGGTCACGTCCTCGCCGAACAGCAGCACGCGGCCGGCCGTCACCGGAAAGTCGCCGGTGATCATGTTGAACAGG
It encodes the following:
- a CDS encoding MASE1 domain-containing protein translates to MSDPHSSPDAMTRHRVLCLLGYTLGYACLAAVSMRERDSVTLSTLFWPPAGLLMAALMLSPPRRWIGWMALAAALHVAIGVEVGDRSVPVALVFALTDLAFCGAVAALWRWRTYAPAMLTTLRATLWFIVVLAVGSIGGGVLAALGLRAVDASASAAHWYVWSLAGFVGCIITTPAILAWSRFRPRALAEQNVLHLWIGLIAAFALLAGTTLVFNNPPSGAHFIWHDGFGVSYGPLLFVAIVALAWGAAGSTLTVAGLALVAGSYTLSGMGPYANIDHFTGEPLLAVQGFLGCASLLSLVTTALSADREQALKRTAALTRQLEAALRVSGQVAWEYRRTEERLYWLGRLPYGIDVANEPMPLGDWLRHVHEDDRDQVRAWLNTGTESYALRRLRLRLRGSDGGYHPMEMTGSALSQVPDRMTGLMGMAGDDARY
- the ggt gene encoding gamma-glutamyltransferase encodes the protein MVVTSQYLASQVGVDILKMGGNAVDAAVAVGYAQAVVNPCCGNIGGGGFMTIHLADGRDTFINFRETAPAGASRDMYLDGKGQLIKGASLYGYRAVGTPGTVLGMDTALRKYGKLSRQAVMAPAIKLAREGFVLTRADTDILDTSTDMFRRDPDAARIFLRADGTPLQPGDRLVQADLARTLQAIADHGPDAFYKGRIPAAVEQASMQGGGVIRAADFAAYTITENAPITCNYRGYVFVSAPPPSSGGATLCQILNILSGYDLRAMGYGSAQSVHVMTEAMRHAYMDRNTYLGDPAFVDNPLGRLLSKSYAASIREKIAGDRATPSKEVQPGMAPHEKTETTHYSIVDKDGNAVSTTYTVNGRFGAGVIAPGTGFFLNDEMDDFTTKIGAQNLFGLVQGATNAIAPGKRPLSSMAPTLVTRGGKTFMVLGSPGGSRIITITLETAINVIDHGMAPQEAVDAPRVHHQWLPDEVYYEKYGLSPDTLNILRGMGYKMVEQTPWGAAELVLVGLPDEAAGPGAASSGNDASVSGAVRPGYLYGANDERRPAGAALGY
- a CDS encoding SlyX family protein produces the protein MTTEEDLARSVKELEIKSGFAEDLLEQLNQVVHRQQSQIERLAQTIGQLRRQIDDAGDAKGGAGGPRDELPPHY
- a CDS encoding SRPBCC family protein, with product MTTVFVSSVIDAPAGDVWAAVRDFDAMPQWHPVIADSMIENGLTADRVGCVRRFHTRDGGLIREQLLALSDYDYTFTYAILESPMGVSDYVATLKLTPVTDGDRCFGEWSAEFTAPPEREAELKRFVGQEVFLAGFHALQARLSTRR
- a CDS encoding flotillin family protein, whose product is MSGSQFGTFLLIVLAIAIVAAIVVGLLHWLYLRASKERAFVRTGLGGQRVVLDGGALVLPIVHDVIPVNMSTLRLEVSRGRDKALITKDRMRVDVIAEFYVRVQASAQAVADAAQTLGQRTMAPEQLKELLEGKFVDALRTVAAELTMEELHERRGDYVRRVREAVAENLIKNGLELEAASLTQLDQTSMEFFNPSNAFDAEGLTRLTEQIERRKKQRNDIEQDTLIAIRNKNLEAEKLSLDIDRESEGARLAQERDLEIARAEQRATLARERAERDKEGQRAQIAAQQAVEEARLRAEQIVESNRINKDRELQAAEIERRKAVELAEQQRSIAVAMQSKSQSEAQAAADTARALAVAAEEKIFTARELEMAERRKRIELVAAAQAAEREALGVRVAAEAERAASEDRGYAMRAQAEAEADADRIRLAAARIRHEVEAEGLRMMNESSNILTPEARASALRMRLLEKVEGIIRESVKPMEKIDSIRIMHVDGMGGGGAGGHDHGGTFSDGVVNSALRFRAQAPIVDQLLKEIGLDSADINRMAGATTLAGPAGEKKA
- a CDS encoding phosphoenolpyruvate hydrolase family protein, whose amino-acid sequence is MPRIARETILERLRGMIARGEPIIGAGAGTGLSARCEEAGGVDLIVIYNSGRYRMAGRGSLAGLMAYGNANEVVLEMAREVLPVVDRTPVLAGVNGTDPFMLAEPFLRQLQALGFSGVQNFPTVGLIDGVFRANLEETGMSYAMEIDMIARAHALDMLTTPYVFSEANAADMARAGADVVVCHLGLTTGGDIGARTALTLDDCVPRIQAWAEAARAARDDVIVLCHGGPISAPEDAAYILSACPQCHGFFGASSMERLPAETALTETARQFKQITR
- a CDS encoding ABC transporter ATP-binding protein, encoding MNGVHAATGFSSGNALELHGITRAFGALKAIDGVSFNVEAGRRHAVLGSNGAGKTTLFNMITGDFPVTAGRVLLFGEDVTALPPWERIRRGLRRTYQSSLLFRDLSVRDNLYLAVRGVARGRFSLRRTGRASASDAAADELLEHARLSRLADTPVALLSHGQQRQLEIGMALAGAPRLILFDEPAAGLSPAERRELVALLQALPRHIGYVIIEHDLEIALSVATRVTVMHNGRVLRHGTPAEIESDPDVQAIYMGERQHGH